A DNA window from Procambarus clarkii isolate CNS0578487 chromosome 3, FALCON_Pclarkii_2.0, whole genome shotgun sequence contains the following coding sequences:
- the LOC138368174 gene encoding myristoylated alanine-rich C-kinase substrate-like, with the protein MTEIKNKKLDKKRAWAQKVKDKRGQVPNKMPKDITGQGPDRFETTDGPAKAAPAATGGPAKTSQVEKGGPSKASQAEKGGPSKASRVGKGGPAKTSQAEKGGPSKASQAEKGGPSKASQAEKGGPSKASQAEKGGPSKASRAEKGGPSKAAPAATGGPAKTSQAEKGGPAKAAPAATGGPAKTSQAEKGGPSKAAPAATGGPAKTSQVEKGGPAKASPAATAGPAKTSQAEKGGPSKESQAEKGGPSKESQAEKGGPSKASRAGKGGPAKASRAEKLGPDKTSPAPTDGPDKTSPAPTDSPDKASPAPTDSPDKASPAPTDSPDKASPAPTDSPDKASPADTDGPDKASPADTDGPDKASPADTDGPDKASPADTDGPDKASPTDTDGPDKASPADTDGPDKASPADTDGPDKASPADTDGPDKASPADTDGPDEAAPADTDGPDEAASADTDGPDKASPADTDGPDKASPADTDGPDKASPADTDGPDEASPTDTDGPDKASPADTDGPDKASPADTDGPDKASPADTDGPDKASPADTDGPDKASPADTDGPDEAS; encoded by the exons ATGAcggaaataaaaaataaaaaattagacAAAAAACGTGCTTGGGCGCAGAAGGTAAAGGACAAGCGTGGCCAGGTACCCAACAAAATGCCCAAAGACATCACTGGACAGGGGCCCGACCGTTTTGAGACCACAGATGGCCCTGCCAAGGCAGCGCCAGCAGCCACTGGTGGCCCTGCCAAGACATCGCAAGTAGAAAAAGGTGGCCCTTCCAAGGCATCGCAAGCAGAAAAAGGTGGCCCTTCCAAGGCATCGAGAGTGGGAAAAGGTGGCCCTGCTAAGACATCGCAAGCAGAAAAAGGTGGCCCTTCCAAGGCATCGCAAGCAGAAAAAGGTGGCCCTTCCAAGGCATCGCAAGCAGAAAAAGGTGGCCCTTCCAAGGCATCGCAAGCAGAAAAAGGTGGCCCTTCCAAGGCATCGAGAGCGGAAAAAGGTGGCCCTTCCAAGGCAGCGCCAGCAGCCACTGGTGGCCCTGCCAAGACATCGCAAGCAGAAAAAGGTGGCCCTGCCAAG GCAGCGCCAGCAGCCACTGGTGGCCCTGCCAAGACATCGCAAGCAGAAAAAGGTGGCCCTTCCAAGGCAGCACCAGCAGCCACAGGTGGCCCTGCCAAGACATCGCAAGTAGAAAAAGGTGGCCCTGCCAAGGCATCGCCAGCAGCCACTGCTGGCCCTGCCAAGACATCGCAAGCAGAAAAAGGTGGCCCTTCCAAGGAATCGCAAGCAGAAAAAGGTGGCCCTTCCAAGGAATCGCAAGCAGAAAAAGGTGGCCCTTCCAAGGCATCGAGAGCGGGAAAAGGTGGCCCTGCTAAGGCATCGAGAGCGGAAAAACTTGGCCCTGACAAGACATCGCCAGCACCCACTGATGGCCCTGACAAGACATCGCCAGCACCCACTGATAGCCCTGACAAGGCATCGCCAGCACCCACCGATAGCCCTGACAAGGCATCGCCAGCACCCACTGATAGCCCTGACAAGGCATCGCCAGCACCCACTGATAGCCCTGACAAGGCATCGCCAGCAGACACTGATGGCCCTGACAAGGCATCGCCAGCAGACACTGATGGCCCTGACAAGGCATCGCCAGCAGACACTGATGGCCCTGACAAGGCATCGCCAGCAGACACTGATGGCCCTGACAAGGCATCGCCAACAGACACTGATGGCCCTGACAAGGCATCGCCAGCAGACACTGATGGCCCTGACAAGGCATCGCCAGCAGACACTGATGGCCCTGACAAGGCATCGCCAGCAGACACTGATGGCCCTGACAAGGCATCGCCAGCAGACACTGATGGCCCTGACGAGGCAGCGCCAGCAGACACTGATGGCCCTGACGAGGCAGCGTCAGCAGACACTGATGGCCCTGACAAGGCATCGCCAGCGGACACTGATGGCCCTGACAAGGCATCGCCAGCGGATACTGATGGCCCTGACAAGGCATCGCCAGCAGACACTGATGGCCCTGACGAGGCATCGCCAACAGACACAGATGGCCCTGACAAGGCATCGCCAGCGGACACAGATGGCCCTGACAAGGCATCGCCAGCGGACACTGATGGCCCTGACAAGGCATCGCCAGCGGACACTGATGGCCCTGACAAGGCATCGCCAGCAGACACTGATGGCCCTGACAAGGCATCGCCAGCAGACACTGATGGCCCTGACGAGGCATCGTAG
- the LOC138368173 gene encoding cell surface glycoprotein 1-like encodes MPKDITGQGSDRFETTDGPAKTSPAATGGPAKTSQAEKGGPSKASQAEKGGPSKASRAGKGGPAKTSQAEKGGPSKASQAEKGGTAKASRAEKGGPAKAAPAATAGPAKTSQAEKGGPSKASRAEKLGPAKTWQAEKGGPSKASQAEKGGTAKASRAEKGGPAKAAPAATAGPAKTSQAEKGGPSKASRAEKLGPAKTWQAEKGGPSKASQAEKGGPSKASRAEKGGPDMTSPADTDGPDKASPADTDGPDKTSPADTDGPDKASPADTDGPDKASPADTDGSDKASPAHTDGPDKASPADTDGPDKASPTDTDGPDKTSPADTDGPDKASPTDTDGPDKASPADTDGPDKASSADTDGPDKASPADTDGPDKASPADTDGPDKASPADTDGPDKESPADTDGSDKASPADTDGPDKASPADTDGPDKASPADTDGPDKASPADTDGPDEASPADTDGPDKASPADTDGPDKASPADTDGPDKASPADTDGPDKASPADTDGPDKASPADTDGPDKASPADTDGPDKASPADTDGPDKASPADTDGPDKASPADTDGPDKASPADTDGPDKASPADTDGLDEAS; translated from the coding sequence ATGCCCAAAGACATCACTGGACAGGGGTCCGACCGTTTTGAGACCACAGATGGCCCTGCCAAGACATCGCCAGCAGCCACTGGTGGCCCTGCCAAGACATCGCAAGCAGAAAAAGGTGGCCCTTCCAAGGCATCGCAAGCAGAAAAAGGTGGCCCTTCCAAGGCATCGAGAGCGGGAAAAGGTGGCCCTGCCAAGACATCGCAAGCAGAAAAAGGTGGCCCTTCCAAGGCATCGCAAGCAGAAAAAGGTGGCACTGCCAAGGCATCGAGAGCGGAAAAAGGTGGCCCTGCCAAGGCAGCGCCAGCAGCCACTGCTGGCCCTGCCAAGACATCGCAAGCAGAAAAAGGTGGCCCTTCCAAGGCATCGAGAGCGGAAAAACTTGGCCCTGCCAAGACATGGCAAGCAGAAAAAGGTGGCCCTTCCAAGGCATCGCAAGCAGAAAAAGGTGGCACTGCCAAGGCATCGAGAGCGGAAAAAGGTGGCCCTGCCAAGGCAGCGCCAGCAGCCACTGCTGGCCCTGCCAAGACATCGCAAGCAGAAAAAGGTGGCCCTTCCAAGGCATCGAGAGCGGAAAAACTTGGCCCTGCCAAGACATGGCAAGCAGAAAAAGGTGGCCCTTCCAAGGCATCGCAAGCAGAAAAAGGTGGCCCTTCCAAGGCATCGAGAGCGGAAAAAGGTGGCCCTGACATGACATCGCCAGCAGACACTGATGGCCCTGACAAGGCATCGCCAGCAGACACTGATGGCCCTGACAAGACATCGCCAGCAGACACTGATGGCCCTGACAAGGCATCGCCAGCAGACACTGATGGCCCTGACAAGGCATCGCCAGCAGACACTGATGGCTCTGACAAGGCATCGCCAGCACACACTGATGGCCCTGACAAGGCATCGCCAGCAGACACTGATGGCCCTGATAAGGCATCGCCAACAGACACTGATGGCCCTGACAAGACATCGCCAGCAGACACTGATGGCCCTGACAAGGCATCGCCAACAGACACTGATGGCCCTGACAAGGCATCGCCAGCAGACACTGATGGCCCTGACAAGGCATCGTCAGCGGACACTGATGGCCCTGACAAGGCATCGCCAGCAGACACTGATGGCCCTGACAAGGCATCGCCAGCGGACACTGATGGCCCTGACAAGGCATCGCCAGCGGACACTGATGGCCCTGACAAGGAATCGCCAGCAGACACTGATGGCTCTGACAAGGCATCGCCAGCAGACACTGATGGCCCTGATAAGGCATCGCCAGCAGACACTGATGGCCCTGACAAGGCATCGCCAGCGGACACTGATGGCCCTGACAAGGCATCGCCAGCGGACACTGATGGCCCTGACGAGGCATCGCCAGCAGACACTGATGGCCCTGACAAGGCATCGCCAGCAGACACTGATGGCCCTGACAAGGCATCGCCAGCAGACACTGATGGCCCTGACAAGGCATCGCCAGCAGACACTGATGGCCCTGACAAGGCATCGCCAGCGGACACTGATGGCCCTGACAAGGCATCGCCAGCGGACACTGATGGCCCTGACAAGGCATCGCCAGCGGACACTGATGGCCCTGACAAGGCATCGCCAGCGGACACTGATGGCCCTGACAAGGCATCGCCAGCGGACACTGATGGCCCTGACAAGGCATCGCCAGCAGACACTGATGGCCCTGACAAGGCATCGCCAGCAGACACTGATGGCCCTGACAAGGCATCGCCAGCAGACACTGATGGCCTTGACGAGGCATCGTAG